A DNA window from Helianthus annuus cultivar XRQ/B chromosome 15, HanXRQr2.0-SUNRISE, whole genome shotgun sequence contains the following coding sequences:
- the LOC110892341 gene encoding uncharacterized protein LOC110892341, whose amino-acid sequence MDIRKWWKKSLEGFSFLGPPDYVLIQKFAAIRNGLKEWRDEMKKKEGENYIRAMEEMEEIENCMESRDLSEEEEWSFLENKKLLLDIERSKASDLKQRARLKWAIDGDENSKFFHALVNARKAVNGIPGLFLGSGWVNKPSVVKLEVMKFFRSKFMEEVENRSSLECQGIKQLSESDKSSLIKPFSLLEVREALKECGDDKAPGPDGLNFKFIKTF is encoded by the coding sequence ATGGATATAAGGAAATGGTGGAAAAAATCTTTGGAGGGTTTTAGTTTCTTGGGCCCTCCTGATTATGTCTTAATTCAAAAATTCGCGGCGATTAGAAACGGGTTAAAAGAATGGAGAGATGAGATGAAAAAGAAAGAAGGGGAGAACTACATCAGAGCGATGGAAGAGATGGAGGAAATTGAGAATTGCATGGAGTCTAGAGATTTATCGGAAGAGGAAGAATGGTCATTCTTGGAGAATAAAAAGTTGCTGCTTGATATTGAGAGAAGTAAAGCTTCGGATCTGAAGCAACGGGCTAGACTGAAGTGGGCTATTGACGGGGATGAAAATTCAAAGTTTTTCCATGCTCTTGTCAACGCTCGGAAAGCAGTTAATGGTATTCCGGGTCTTTTCTTGGGTTCGGGGTGGGTTAATAAACCTTCGGTGGTTAAGTTAGAAGTCATGAAGTTTTTTAGATCCAAATTTATGGAAGAGGTTGAAAATAGGTCGTCTTTGGAATGTCAAGGTATAAAGCAGTTATCTGAATCGGATAAATCAAGCCTTATTAAACCGTTTTCTCTTTTGGAAGTGAGGGAGGCTTTAAAAGAGTGTGGAGATGACAAAGCTCCAGGCCCGGACGGCTTAAACTTTAAGTTCATAAAGACTTTCTAG
- the LOC110892342 gene encoding uncharacterized protein LOC110892342, which translates to MDTLKKRNIDRGDQTCVLCGDCDETVEHLFTSCSLSSMVWSIISSWCKIPVIWAFSVKDLLESHEFSGLNGKKKEIVQGIIIFGCWSIWKARNDFRFNDKPVKLEDIIRDIKSYGFFWFNARVKDNKIKWKDWCSFVNM; encoded by the coding sequence ATGGACACTCTCAAGAAAAGGAACATTGATAGGGGGGATCAAACCTGCGTGTTATGTGGAGATTGTGATGAAACGGTTGAACACCTTTTTACTTCGTGTAGCCTCTCTTCGATGGTTTGGTCTATTATTTCCTCGTGGTGCAAGATTCCGGTAATTTGGGCGTTTTCGGTGAAAGACCTACTGGAATCTCATGAGTTTTCCGGTCTCAATGGGAAGAAAAAGGAGATTGTTCAAGGCATCATTATATTCGGGTGTTGGTCTATTTGGAAGGCGAGGAATGATTTTAGATTCAACGATAAGCCCGTGAAGTTGGAAGATATCATTAGAGATATCAAATCGTATGGTTTTTTCTGGTTTAATGCTAGAGTAAAGGATAATAAGATCAAATGGAAAGATTGGTGTAGTTTTGTAAACAtgtaa